The following proteins come from a genomic window of Pseudomonas sp. MAG733B:
- a CDS encoding transporter substrate-binding domain-containing protein, with product MKTLRCLHCLLVLGLGLWGASASAEPQTLTLLGRSYVEGVTVKLSKADARWLRQKGRLVLAVSAPDYPPFDITTTGYALEGMTADYAGLLKQLLRVEVEVRRYASRDEAVRALKQGAADLLGTANSYEAQDPQLQMSGAYAVDQPVLVTRTDSSQTLDPTLAGKRLAMLYHYLPEQNVQQFYPQAQVELFPSTLGAVGAVAFGQADVYLGDAISAHYLISKNYLNNVQLADFSPLESGRFAFAMARDNPALLRIVNKALSAITANEQMNILRRWGASGVSMPGTQSLQLSVAEQRWLDRHPRVSVAINENIPPITFIDSEGKFRGIGVDVLAKISLRTGLQFDIRSMQSVAEMMKAIKSGEVDVLAGIGLSSRREEDLLFTRAMLTSPTVLVTRVGPDSPKTLDDLAGKILALTQGNVGGEFIRQHYPLIRCVDAPLSADAMEMVAQGKAQGSINSLISARYLISRQYRDRLEVSSTVGTDPARSTLATSLDATELHSILDKALLSIPPEEIDALILPWRNDLMVEQSYWLRHRQSIFQAFAVAGALLLLAVAWIAWQRRHIRQRQQLLAQLQEAKDIADDANRAKTTFLATMSHEIRTPMNALIGMLELALKRADEGVTDRAAIEVASNAGQQLLALIGDILDIARIESGHLSLSPERANLQALVVSVCRVFEGLARQKNLQWRVEMDEHSDRDVLIDPTRFKQVLSNLLSNAIKFTDKGEVSLKLSVEPVSPERLAVSVRIEDSGIGISAFDQRRLFSPFEQAGNNPQSGRQGSGLGLVISRTLCEMMGGQLQLDSDLGRGTRLDITLELVALHPLPATATLPGQSQVKTRPLTILVVDDYPANRLLLSRQLSYLGHRVLLAEDGRQGFEQWREQAFDLVITDCNMPVVSGYELAGAIRDEERFGVEQPTVILGFTANAQPEEKIRCIEAGMDDCLFKPIRLIDLSGWLAARFSSEAPPSAEIDLSGLQQLAGADSELILQLLRDVAATNRDDRERLLHEHASGNSHGLQDLAHRIKGGAQMIRAHALVDCCEQLERACGEGDAALIDAAVDQLHQAMTRLDQRLEQG from the coding sequence GACGCTCGCTGGCTGCGGCAAAAAGGTCGGTTGGTGCTGGCCGTCTCTGCCCCGGACTATCCTCCCTTCGATATCACCACCACAGGTTATGCGCTTGAAGGGATGACCGCGGACTACGCCGGGCTGCTCAAGCAACTGTTGCGGGTGGAGGTCGAGGTTCGGCGCTATGCGTCGCGAGACGAGGCGGTTCGGGCGCTCAAGCAAGGGGCGGCGGACCTGCTGGGAACGGCCAACAGTTATGAGGCGCAAGATCCGCAGCTACAGATGTCCGGCGCCTATGCGGTCGATCAACCGGTACTGGTGACCCGCACCGACTCCTCGCAAACGCTGGACCCGACGCTGGCCGGCAAGCGCCTGGCAATGTTGTATCACTACTTGCCTGAGCAAAACGTGCAGCAATTCTACCCACAGGCGCAGGTCGAACTGTTTCCGTCGACGCTGGGGGCCGTGGGCGCCGTGGCTTTCGGGCAGGCGGATGTCTATCTGGGCGATGCAATCAGCGCCCATTACCTGATCAGCAAAAACTACCTGAACAACGTACAACTGGCGGACTTCTCGCCCCTGGAATCCGGTCGCTTTGCCTTTGCCATGGCCCGTGACAACCCGGCGTTGCTGCGCATCGTCAACAAGGCCCTGTCGGCGATAACGGCCAATGAGCAGATGAACATTCTGCGGCGATGGGGGGCGAGCGGGGTGTCCATGCCGGGCACGCAGTCATTGCAATTGAGCGTGGCCGAGCAGCGTTGGCTCGACCGGCACCCGCGCGTCAGTGTGGCGATCAACGAGAATATCCCGCCGATCACCTTCATCGACAGTGAAGGCAAGTTTCGCGGCATCGGTGTCGATGTGCTGGCGAAAATCAGTCTGCGCACCGGCCTGCAATTCGACATCCGCTCGATGCAGTCAGTGGCTGAGATGATGAAGGCGATCAAGAGCGGTGAGGTGGACGTGCTGGCCGGCATCGGTCTCAGTTCCAGGCGCGAGGAGGACTTGCTGTTTACCCGGGCGATGCTGACCAGTCCGACTGTGCTGGTGACGCGCGTGGGACCGGACAGCCCCAAGACCCTGGATGACCTGGCCGGTAAAATCCTGGCGCTGACCCAAGGCAATGTTGGCGGCGAGTTCATTCGCCAACACTACCCGTTGATCCGGTGCGTGGATGCGCCATTGTCGGCGGATGCCATGGAAATGGTCGCCCAAGGCAAGGCACAAGGCAGCATCAATTCATTGATCAGCGCCCGTTACCTGATTTCCCGGCAATACCGTGATCGCCTCGAGGTCAGCAGTACGGTTGGCACCGATCCCGCGCGCAGTACTCTGGCGACCAGCCTCGATGCCACCGAGCTGCATTCGATTCTGGACAAGGCATTGCTGAGTATTCCTCCGGAAGAAATCGACGCGTTGATATTGCCTTGGCGCAATGACCTGATGGTGGAACAGAGCTATTGGCTGCGCCATCGACAGAGCATTTTCCAGGCGTTCGCGGTTGCTGGCGCCTTGCTCTTGCTCGCCGTGGCGTGGATCGCCTGGCAACGTCGGCACATCCGTCAACGTCAGCAATTGCTTGCTCAATTGCAGGAAGCCAAGGACATCGCCGACGACGCCAACCGGGCCAAGACTACGTTTTTGGCAACCATGAGCCATGAGATCCGCACGCCGATGAATGCCCTGATCGGCATGCTCGAGCTGGCGCTGAAACGGGCGGATGAGGGCGTGACTGACCGGGCGGCGATCGAGGTGGCATCAAATGCAGGGCAACAGTTGCTGGCCTTGATCGGCGACATTCTGGACATCGCCCGTATCGAGTCCGGGCATCTGTCGTTGTCGCCGGAGCGGGCCAATCTACAGGCGTTGGTGGTGTCGGTGTGTCGGGTTTTTGAAGGCCTGGCCCGGCAGAAAAACTTGCAGTGGCGGGTCGAAATGGACGAACACAGTGACCGCGACGTGCTGATCGATCCCACTCGCTTCAAGCAGGTGCTGTCCAATCTGTTGAGCAATGCCATCAAGTTCACCGACAAGGGAGAGGTCAGCCTGAAATTGTCGGTCGAGCCGGTGTCACCGGAACGCCTCGCGGTCAGCGTGCGTATCGAGGACAGCGGCATCGGCATCAGCGCCTTTGACCAGCGGCGACTGTTCAGCCCGTTCGAGCAGGCCGGGAACAACCCGCAATCGGGCCGTCAGGGTTCCGGGCTCGGACTGGTAATCAGCCGCACGCTGTGCGAAATGATGGGCGGCCAGTTGCAGCTCGACAGCGATTTGGGACGTGGCACCCGGTTGGACATCACCCTTGAACTGGTGGCGTTGCACCCATTGCCCGCCACTGCAACGTTACCGGGCCAATCCCAGGTGAAGACCCGGCCGCTGACGATTCTGGTGGTGGACGATTATCCGGCCAACCGGTTGTTGCTTTCCCGGCAGCTGAGTTATCTGGGGCACCGCGTACTGCTCGCCGAGGACGGCCGGCAAGGGTTCGAGCAATGGCGCGAACAGGCCTTCGATCTGGTCATCACCGACTGCAACATGCCGGTGGTCAGCGGTTATGAACTGGCGGGTGCGATACGCGATGAGGAACGGTTTGGCGTGGAGCAACCGACGGTGATTCTGGGCTTCACCGCCAACGCACAACCCGAAGAAAAAATCCGCTGCATTGAAGCGGGCATGGACGATTGCCTGTTCAAACCGATTCGACTGATTGACCTGAGCGGATGGTTGGCCGCGAGATTTTCCAGCGAAGCGCCTCCCAGCGCCGAAATAGATTTAAGCGGGCTGCAGCAGCTCGCGGGTGCCGACAGCGAGCTGATCCTGCAACTGTTGCGTGATGTAGCGGCGACCAATCGCGACGATCGCGAACGCCTGCTGCACGAGCATGCCAGCGGCAATAGCCACGGCTTGCAGGATCTGGCGCACCGGATCAAGGGCGGGGCGCAGATGATCCGGGCGCATGCGCTGGTGGATTGTTGCGAACAACTGGAACGTGCCTGCGGCGAGGGCGATGCGGCACTGATCGACGCCGCCGTCGATCAGTTGCATCAGGCCATGACGCGCCTGGACCAACGTCTTGAGCAGGGCTGA